Proteins from one Listeria innocua genomic window:
- a CDS encoding carbohydrate ABC transporter permease, which translates to MVGMTRKKTLFWLCIFLLPNLLGFLIFIAIPILGSLGISFTDWDLVSTIHFTGFENYKRLFNDPEFWKSFRNTITFIIGYLPSVMILGLACALMLNQKIKLRPFFRAVYFLPVITSWVAVSLVWKWLFNPSYGLINYFLSLIGIAGPNWLTDPQTAMIAVIITSAWKDIGFVMVLFLGGLQNISPSYYEAANMDGASKLRQLFSITIPLLTPTTFFVTIISLINSFQVFDQVMIMTEGGPSGATMTLVQNIYNHAFRYFEMGYASAMSWILFIVIFIITIIQNKLQKRWSNY; encoded by the coding sequence ATGGTTGGTATGACTAGAAAGAAAACACTATTTTGGCTATGCATTTTCTTGTTGCCCAATTTATTAGGTTTTCTCATTTTTATTGCTATCCCAATCCTTGGCTCGCTCGGTATTAGTTTTACCGATTGGGACTTAGTGAGTACGATTCACTTTACTGGATTTGAAAATTACAAACGTTTGTTTAATGACCCAGAATTTTGGAAGTCATTTAGAAATACTATCACATTTATCATCGGTTACTTGCCAAGTGTAATGATTCTTGGACTAGCTTGTGCCTTGATGTTAAACCAAAAAATTAAACTTAGACCATTTTTCCGAGCAGTGTACTTCTTACCCGTGATTACTTCATGGGTAGCTGTTTCACTCGTTTGGAAATGGCTTTTCAACCCTTCATACGGTCTCATCAATTATTTCTTATCGTTAATTGGAATTGCTGGACCGAACTGGTTAACAGACCCACAAACAGCGATGATTGCAGTTATTATAACTAGTGCGTGGAAAGATATTGGTTTCGTTATGGTACTGTTTTTGGGTGGTTTGCAAAATATTTCACCTTCCTATTACGAAGCTGCAAATATGGACGGAGCGTCAAAACTTCGCCAATTATTCTCAATCACCATTCCGCTTCTTACTCCGACTACATTCTTTGTGACGATAATTTCACTTATCAACTCATTCCAGGTGTTTGACCAAGTGATGATTATGACAGAAGGTGGACCAAGTGGAGCGACGATGACCTTAGTCCAAAACATTTATAATCATGCATTTAGATACTTCGAAATGGGCTATGCTTCCGCGATGAGTTGGATATTGTTTATTGTTATTTTCATCATTACAATTATTCAAAATAAACTTCAAAAAAGGTGGTCCAATTACTAA
- a CDS encoding carbohydrate ABC transporter permease, producing the protein MKTEKSGSPKWQLIKNILTYTIICLGGIIMLMPFVWMISTAFKTGAANMVLPPQFIPKEPTTANFTQVFEMFPMLRFLLNSVVVAVVTTLGQMLFCSMAAYAFARIPFWGRDKLFLLYLATMMVPAQVTMIPQFILMKQFGWLDSYAGLIVPALFSVFGTFLLRQAFMGIPKELEEAAFMDGANHFTIFRKVILPLAKPTFATLGILTFMQSWNSYLWPLIVTSSQEMATLPLGLSLLQGRYGTNYGLMMAGVLISVIPILAVYLFAQKYFIQGMAMSGMKE; encoded by the coding sequence ATGAAAACAGAAAAAAGTGGTTCACCAAAATGGCAACTAATAAAAAATATTCTTACCTATACGATTATCTGTCTTGGTGGAATTATCATGCTTATGCCGTTTGTTTGGATGATTTCAACAGCCTTTAAAACAGGTGCGGCAAACATGGTACTACCGCCACAATTTATTCCCAAAGAACCGACAACCGCAAACTTCACTCAAGTATTTGAAATGTTCCCAATGTTGAGATTTTTACTGAACTCAGTCGTTGTTGCCGTTGTAACGACACTTGGTCAAATGCTGTTTTGTTCGATGGCAGCATACGCATTTGCGAGAATACCTTTCTGGGGCCGCGATAAGTTATTTTTACTTTATTTAGCGACAATGATGGTTCCAGCTCAAGTTACGATGATTCCGCAATTTATCTTAATGAAACAGTTTGGTTGGTTAGATTCTTATGCAGGGCTGATTGTACCAGCGTTATTCAGCGTTTTCGGCACTTTCTTATTACGCCAAGCTTTCATGGGAATTCCAAAAGAATTAGAAGAAGCCGCATTTATGGATGGGGCAAATCATTTTACTATTTTCCGAAAAGTTATTTTACCACTTGCGAAACCTACATTTGCAACACTTGGAATTTTAACTTTTATGCAATCTTGGAACAGTTATTTATGGCCATTAATCGTGACAAGTTCACAAGAAATGGCAACTTTACCTTTAGGATTATCTCTTTTACAAGGTAGATATGGAACGAATTACGGCTTAATGATGGCGGGTGTACTTATTAGTGTTATCCCGATTCTAGCAGTGTACCTTTTTGCTCAAAAATATTTCATCCAAGGAATGGCTATGAGCGGAATGAAAGAATAA
- a CDS encoding ABC transporter substrate-binding protein has protein sequence MKKGLLLLMVVVLSVFGLSACGGGSSSGDKTEITYYQFSAPADGKALDKMVKEFEKQNPDIKVNVQTIAFNDYFTKLQTQIAGGDAPDAFELNYETFMQYAEKGVLADLTSYIEKDKDFDPSTLNKQAYDAFKYDGKQYGMVESFSNVVTIYNKDLFDKAGVEYPTADWTWKDEEAAAKKLTDAKNKVWGTSQPVTMNEFFKVAAQNGGSIFDKDMTKTTINSPENVEALTHLTNEVTESKVAPSPSDLSGQLPEDLFMNGQIAMLHTGIWLFDMFQDAPFKWDVQVEAGNKQKATHFFANGIGVSKDSDKKEAAFKFASFMSANKEAAKIRIANNWELPATENKEILQPYLDATPPDNREAVFESLQYMVLPPVVKDWNKISDYTNSEFEKVLNGESTPEKALKNSEDNINKTMGFK, from the coding sequence ATGAAAAAAGGTTTATTATTGTTAATGGTAGTTGTACTGTCTGTATTTGGTCTCTCAGCTTGCGGCGGTGGTAGTAGCAGCGGCGATAAAACGGAAATAACGTATTATCAATTCTCTGCCCCAGCGGATGGAAAAGCACTTGATAAAATGGTAAAAGAATTTGAAAAGCAAAACCCTGATATTAAAGTAAACGTTCAAACAATCGCATTTAACGACTATTTCACTAAACTACAAACACAAATCGCAGGTGGCGATGCTCCTGATGCCTTTGAACTTAACTACGAAACATTCATGCAATACGCTGAAAAAGGTGTTCTTGCAGATTTAACAAGCTATATCGAAAAAGATAAAGATTTTGATCCATCTACTCTTAATAAACAAGCGTATGATGCTTTCAAATATGACGGCAAACAATACGGTATGGTAGAAAGTTTCTCCAACGTTGTAACTATTTATAATAAAGACCTTTTTGACAAAGCCGGAGTTGAATATCCAACTGCTGACTGGACTTGGAAAGACGAAGAAGCTGCAGCGAAAAAATTAACAGATGCTAAAAATAAAGTTTGGGGAACTTCCCAACCAGTAACAATGAACGAATTCTTCAAAGTAGCTGCACAAAATGGTGGTTCAATTTTCGATAAAGATATGACAAAAACTACTATTAACAGCCCTGAAAACGTAGAAGCATTAACTCACTTAACTAATGAAGTAACAGAATCTAAGGTTGCTCCTTCACCATCTGATTTATCTGGACAATTACCAGAAGACTTATTCATGAATGGTCAAATCGCAATGCTTCATACAGGTATTTGGTTATTCGATATGTTCCAAGATGCACCATTTAAATGGGACGTACAAGTAGAAGCAGGCAATAAGCAAAAAGCGACTCACTTCTTCGCTAATGGAATCGGTGTTTCTAAAGACTCAGATAAAAAAGAAGCAGCGTTCAAATTTGCTTCCTTCATGAGTGCAAATAAAGAAGCGGCAAAAATTAGAATTGCAAACAACTGGGAACTACCAGCAACCGAAAATAAAGAAATTTTACAACCGTATCTAGATGCGACTCCTCCAGATAACAGAGAAGCAGTTTTTGAGTCCTTACAATATATGGTATTACCTCCAGTTGTAAAAGATTGGAACAAAATTAGTGATTATACAAACTCAGAATTTGAAAAAGTGCTAAACGGCGAATCTACACCAGAAAAAGCACTGAAAAATAGTGAAGATAACATCAACAAAACAATGGGCTTTAAATAA
- a CDS encoding TIM-barrel domain-containing protein, whose translation MSKFTKLMQGYLHLIEGKNENIKPILLETKPDFTTDSVLETASWLWLSSKINHYDREEVEPVIAFLVENWNRPEKSIWGSGENDIYLATISSVYSALLDVKNTFPKPELQQTITIIRDYCFDNLLKGDSILTGFNTRKVSTDQLLSVLPFGLFSPEDLVMVAAVGKMEQQLVQDDGVLPYSGAPKVNSFATALMALYFLEKSDQDKALHYLNMAMKMEDNDELGAIFIEINQAFRAMESEVTAHISHDPFGNENRYEQQLTERTPHYPETEMHFSAACEVISGIEAIQVELVLKEKDWTILCEKKEKNDVQIWEALVPPLEEVGEYTYYFRATMKDQTTLTSDDYTVEPIWKHWSEEAAICETEQGLMVLFKENPSSVIPVEFAVKSDELVIGLKPSFEASNVKTKSSGQLKKDDLEIIVSNNPVRLEVHFKGKLILESHKIYPALQWYTDKTGTINKVKLHLDAPKEEEYYGFGERYNALGQRGNVLDCFVYNQYRDQGTRTYIPMPFYHTNRDYSVFVDTARYTSFDLGNQLADKHTITVEINGCDTDICLLMGDIRSAVANYMKKTGKPAMVPVWALGPWMSSNNWDRESVVRNEVETTQELQIPSTVVVLEQWSDEATYYMFNDAEYDEKAPSEAYSYDEIRFPSWGRWPDPKGMVDYIHDNKMKLILWQIPIQKYLNRQQHPLKDREEAYMIEKGYVVKNPDGSPYRIPENWFTESLIMDFSNEEGKKWWFDKRQYLIDIGVDGFKTDGGEFVFGEGLQFADGRRGDEMRNLYPNDYVEAYYQFAQQNDGMTFSRAGYTGAQNFPAHWAGDERSTFDAFRRSLIAGLSAGFSGIPFWSFDFAGFNGDIPTAELFIRSAEMATFCPIMQYHAESKAEFNQDRTPWNIASRTGDDSVIPIYRHFANVRMNILPYIYNESLKCVETGLPMMRALLLDYKEDPRVSDMYDQYLFGEAMLIAPVIEDGVRSREVYLPEGTWYDFWNGTKVNGPTLRKCKADKEEIPVFIRGGKAVLCNVDATLKLGSWVGNTVEEYDTPLLKVYLDGDFTEEITDHLSEKWLVKVTENADEVTISVQTNTPEYEVEVIGTTKKVQIKKGR comes from the coding sequence ATGTCTAAATTCACAAAATTAATGCAGGGTTACTTGCATTTAATAGAAGGAAAAAATGAAAATATCAAGCCAATCCTACTGGAAACAAAACCTGACTTTACAACTGATTCAGTACTTGAAACCGCGTCTTGGCTATGGCTTAGCAGTAAAATCAACCATTATGACAGAGAAGAAGTAGAGCCAGTAATTGCATTTTTAGTTGAAAACTGGAATCGTCCTGAAAAGTCTATTTGGGGTTCAGGTGAAAATGATATTTATTTAGCAACTATTTCAAGTGTATACTCTGCATTATTAGATGTGAAAAACACTTTTCCAAAACCGGAGTTACAACAAACAATTACAATTATCCGCGACTATTGTTTTGATAATTTATTAAAAGGTGATAGCATCCTTACTGGCTTTAACACGCGAAAAGTGTCAACCGACCAGCTTTTATCCGTGCTTCCGTTTGGGTTATTTTCGCCCGAAGATCTTGTAATGGTGGCGGCTGTTGGCAAAATGGAACAACAATTAGTGCAAGATGATGGAGTACTGCCTTATTCAGGAGCTCCGAAAGTTAATTCCTTTGCAACGGCTCTAATGGCGCTATATTTCTTAGAAAAAAGCGACCAAGATAAAGCGTTACACTATTTGAATATGGCAATGAAAATGGAAGATAATGATGAACTTGGCGCGATTTTTATTGAAATTAATCAAGCTTTCCGGGCGATGGAAAGTGAAGTAACAGCACATATTTCACACGATCCTTTCGGGAATGAAAATCGCTATGAGCAGCAGTTAACTGAACGTACGCCACATTATCCCGAAACAGAAATGCATTTTTCGGCTGCGTGTGAAGTAATTTCTGGAATCGAAGCAATCCAAGTTGAACTTGTATTAAAAGAAAAAGACTGGACCATTTTATGTGAGAAAAAAGAGAAAAATGATGTCCAAATCTGGGAAGCACTCGTTCCGCCGTTAGAAGAAGTTGGCGAATATACCTATTATTTCCGGGCGACAATGAAAGATCAAACCACTTTGACATCAGATGATTATACTGTCGAACCAATCTGGAAACACTGGTCAGAAGAAGCAGCAATTTGTGAAACAGAGCAAGGCTTAATGGTTTTATTTAAAGAAAATCCATCAAGTGTCATCCCGGTCGAGTTCGCCGTGAAATCAGATGAACTTGTAATCGGATTAAAACCTTCATTTGAAGCGAGCAATGTTAAAACAAAATCATCGGGCCAATTGAAAAAAGATGATTTAGAGATTATCGTTTCAAATAATCCAGTGCGTCTTGAGGTTCACTTTAAAGGCAAATTAATTTTAGAATCGCATAAAATTTACCCAGCGTTACAATGGTATACCGATAAAACTGGCACGATTAACAAAGTAAAACTGCATTTAGACGCGCCAAAAGAAGAAGAGTATTACGGCTTCGGTGAACGATACAATGCATTAGGTCAGCGCGGGAATGTGCTTGATTGCTTTGTTTATAATCAGTACCGCGACCAAGGAACAAGAACCTACATCCCGATGCCGTTTTATCATACGAATCGTGATTATAGTGTGTTCGTTGATACCGCTCGTTACACAAGTTTTGATTTAGGTAACCAATTAGCGGACAAGCATACAATTACAGTCGAAATAAATGGCTGCGATACAGATATATGTCTTTTAATGGGAGATATTCGTAGTGCAGTTGCTAATTATATGAAAAAAACTGGCAAGCCTGCAATGGTTCCAGTCTGGGCGCTTGGACCGTGGATGTCTAGTAATAACTGGGACCGCGAATCTGTCGTTCGAAATGAAGTAGAAACAACGCAAGAGTTGCAAATTCCGTCAACGGTTGTCGTATTAGAACAATGGAGCGATGAAGCAACTTATTATATGTTCAATGACGCCGAATATGATGAAAAAGCACCTTCAGAAGCATATTCTTATGATGAAATTCGGTTCCCTTCATGGGGCAGATGGCCAGATCCAAAAGGGATGGTTGACTACATCCATGACAACAAAATGAAATTAATTCTTTGGCAAATTCCGATTCAAAAATACTTAAACCGTCAACAACACCCACTAAAAGACCGTGAAGAAGCCTATATGATTGAAAAAGGATATGTGGTGAAAAATCCGGATGGCTCGCCGTACCGTATTCCGGAAAACTGGTTCACCGAAAGCTTGATAATGGATTTCTCCAATGAAGAAGGAAAAAAATGGTGGTTTGATAAACGACAATATTTGATTGATATTGGCGTTGATGGCTTTAAAACAGATGGCGGCGAATTCGTTTTTGGAGAAGGATTGCAGTTTGCTGATGGTAGACGTGGCGATGAAATGCGTAATCTTTATCCAAATGACTATGTGGAAGCTTATTATCAATTTGCGCAACAAAATGATGGCATGACATTTAGTCGCGCTGGCTATACGGGCGCTCAAAACTTCCCGGCTCACTGGGCTGGTGATGAAAGATCGACTTTTGACGCTTTTAGAAGATCCCTTATTGCTGGACTTTCAGCTGGATTTTCTGGAATTCCGTTTTGGAGCTTTGATTTTGCAGGATTTAATGGTGACATTCCAACTGCCGAACTATTTATCCGTTCTGCTGAAATGGCTACTTTCTGCCCAATTATGCAGTATCATGCCGAAAGTAAAGCCGAATTCAACCAAGACCGGACACCGTGGAACATTGCCTCAAGGACTGGTGATGACTCGGTTATTCCAATATACCGTCATTTCGCGAATGTAAGAATGAACATTTTACCTTATATTTATAATGAATCGTTAAAATGCGTCGAAACAGGCTTACCGATGATGCGTGCGCTTCTACTGGATTATAAAGAAGATCCTCGTGTTTCTGATATGTATGACCAGTACTTATTTGGGGAAGCAATGCTGATTGCACCAGTGATTGAAGACGGCGTGCGCTCCAGAGAAGTTTATCTGCCAGAAGGAACTTGGTATGATTTCTGGAACGGAACAAAAGTGAACGGACCAACTCTACGTAAATGCAAAGCGGATAAAGAAGAAATTCCAGTATTCATTCGTGGCGGTAAAGCCGTGCTATGTAACGTTGATGCCACTTTAAAACTCGGCTCATGGGTTGGAAATACAGTGGAGGAATACGATACACCATTACTCAAAGTTTATTTAGACGGCGATTTCACTGAAGAAATTACTGACCATTTATCAGAAAAATGGCTAGTAAAAGTTACCGAAAATGCGGATGAAGTAACTATCTCCGTTCAAACAAATACGCCAGAATACGAAGTTGAAGTAATTGGAACGACCAAAAAAGTACAAATAAAGAAAGGAAGATAA
- a CDS encoding glycoside hydrolase family 31 protein, which translates to MDASTSFAILPSNVKQKTAFPRKINQVKTASWANNCLTGTLDVGHFSCYFVNEKIARVTVNPFGEADLTPSIAAINDTEKQAAVFTETNDHYELQFADKKLIVSKNPFQIIMKQAGKTIFQTEGLAINRDKEHQISIQSKPGTAIFGLGEKTGALNKAGSIISMWNTDVYSPHNKDTVELYQSIPFMIADTEETTYGLFYDNSHRTEFDFQSFEEMYTILAEGGQANLYVIFGEDVKEVVANYTNLTGKTPLPPKWSLGYHQSRYSYTSEEEVERIANTFKEKEIPLDCVFMDIHYMDDFRVFTFNPDTFPNGPELIARLREQNIDVVPIVDPGIKKDVNYSVYQEGIKHHYFCRKLEGAIYYGDVWPGVSAFPDFLSTTVQRWWGDLHQFYTDLGIRGIWNDMNEPSVFNESKTMDLDVVHNMDGKNVTHKEAHNLYGLYMSKATFEGLKRLVPNERPFSLTRAGYAGVQRYSAVWTGDNRSHWEHLEMSLPMIMNLGLSGVAFTGADVGGFSSDCTKEMLIRWTQAGAFLPYFRNHCVQDSIYQEPWAFGLDAEKIVKKYIEMRYTFLPYIYTEFQKTAENGLPIVRPLYMEFKEERDLIQVNDQFMLGENILVAPIVREGQVKRLVRLPKGTWFNYWTKEQVEGGDYIIADAPIDVMPIYIKAGTILPLGTSVQNTKEAQDLALEIYLDNDEASGYVYNDDGKSYQYESGKISKTAFTATFKNGEVQINGDHHGEENLQQKVTTIEVFGKKIDKITRAGI; encoded by the coding sequence ATGGATGCTTCCACAAGTTTTGCTATTTTACCATCTAACGTAAAACAAAAAACAGCTTTCCCGAGAAAAATAAACCAAGTGAAAACAGCTAGTTGGGCGAATAATTGCCTAACTGGCACACTTGATGTCGGTCATTTCAGTTGTTATTTTGTTAATGAAAAAATTGCACGCGTAACAGTGAATCCGTTTGGTGAAGCGGATCTGACACCTTCTATTGCGGCAATTAACGACACGGAAAAACAAGCTGCCGTGTTCACTGAAACAAATGATCATTACGAACTTCAATTTGCAGATAAAAAACTTATCGTTTCAAAAAATCCTTTCCAAATTATAATGAAGCAAGCTGGAAAAACCATTTTCCAAACAGAAGGACTGGCAATTAATCGTGATAAAGAACACCAAATTTCTATCCAAAGTAAGCCTGGAACCGCGATTTTTGGGCTGGGTGAAAAAACAGGAGCGTTAAATAAAGCTGGTTCCATTATTAGCATGTGGAATACAGACGTATACAGTCCGCATAATAAAGATACAGTGGAACTATATCAATCCATCCCATTTATGATTGCAGATACGGAGGAAACAACGTACGGCCTGTTTTACGATAATTCACATCGGACAGAATTTGATTTTCAAAGTTTTGAAGAGATGTATACGATTTTAGCAGAAGGCGGGCAAGCAAATTTATACGTTATCTTTGGTGAAGATGTCAAAGAAGTTGTCGCAAACTACACGAATTTAACAGGAAAAACCCCACTTCCGCCAAAATGGTCATTAGGTTATCATCAATCAAGATATAGCTACACATCGGAAGAAGAAGTAGAGCGAATTGCCAACACTTTTAAAGAAAAAGAAATTCCGCTAGACTGCGTATTTATGGATATACATTATATGGATGATTTTCGGGTGTTCACTTTTAACCCGGATACTTTTCCAAATGGACCAGAACTAATTGCGCGTCTTCGTGAACAAAACATTGATGTTGTGCCAATTGTTGATCCGGGAATTAAAAAAGATGTTAATTATTCCGTATATCAAGAAGGGATCAAGCATCATTATTTCTGCCGTAAACTTGAAGGTGCGATTTATTATGGTGATGTTTGGCCAGGTGTCAGTGCTTTCCCGGATTTCCTAAGTACGACTGTTCAACGCTGGTGGGGAGATTTGCATCAGTTTTACACAGACTTAGGCATTCGCGGGATTTGGAATGATATGAATGAACCCTCTGTATTTAATGAAAGTAAAACGATGGATTTAGATGTCGTACACAATATGGACGGGAAAAATGTAACCCATAAAGAAGCGCATAATTTATACGGATTGTATATGAGTAAAGCGACTTTTGAAGGATTAAAACGCCTTGTGCCAAACGAGCGTCCGTTTTCACTCACTCGTGCTGGTTATGCGGGAGTTCAGCGTTATTCAGCAGTTTGGACGGGGGATAATCGTAGTCACTGGGAGCATTTAGAAATGTCGCTGCCGATGATTATGAATTTAGGTTTATCTGGTGTCGCATTTACAGGTGCGGATGTTGGTGGATTTTCTTCTGACTGTACGAAAGAAATGCTAATACGCTGGACACAAGCCGGCGCGTTTTTACCATATTTTAGAAACCATTGCGTGCAAGATAGCATTTATCAAGAACCATGGGCATTTGGGCTAGACGCGGAGAAAATTGTGAAGAAATATATTGAAATGCGCTACACCTTTTTACCGTATATTTATACAGAATTCCAAAAAACTGCGGAGAATGGCTTGCCGATAGTTAGACCACTTTATATGGAGTTTAAAGAGGAACGCGATTTAATTCAAGTGAACGATCAATTTATGCTAGGTGAAAATATCCTCGTTGCGCCAATCGTTCGCGAAGGCCAAGTGAAGCGTTTAGTTCGCTTACCAAAAGGGACTTGGTTTAATTATTGGACGAAAGAGCAAGTAGAAGGCGGCGACTATATTATCGCTGACGCTCCGATTGACGTTATGCCAATTTATATTAAAGCAGGGACGATTTTACCATTAGGTACCAGCGTTCAAAATACAAAAGAAGCACAAGATTTGGCATTAGAAATATACTTAGATAACGACGAGGCAAGCGGATACGTGTATAATGATGATGGCAAAAGCTACCAATACGAAAGCGGAAAAATATCCAAAACAGCTTTCACTGCTACTTTCAAAAACGGCGAAGTACAGATAAATGGTGACCATCACGGCGAAGAAAACTTACAACAAAAAGTTACTACTATAGAAGTTTTCGGTAAAAAAATAGACAAAATTACAAGGGCGGGAATTTAA
- a CDS encoding glycoside hydrolase family 13 protein has translation MKEKDWWKKSVVYQIYPKSFNDSNGDGVGDIQGIIEKLDYLKELGVDVIWLSPVYDSPQDDNGYDIRDYQKIYEEYGDMATFDNLLQGLHDRDMKLVMDLVVNHTSDEHKWFEESRKSKDNPYRDYYFWREENEINNWGSIFSGPAWELDEKTGEYYLHLFSKKQPDLNWENPKLRQDVYNMMKFWLDKGIDGFRMDVINFISKNTAFPDGPVAEGQIYGDAGNDFCNGPRIHEFLQEMNQEVTSKYDVMTVGEMPGASTTDAQIYTNPANNEVDMIFTFEHMNLDSDGDNKWDLKPIYLPDLKENMSEWQVALQENGWNSLYWNNHDQPRIVSRFGNDNRFRVRSAKMLATCLHMMKGTPYIYQGEEIGMTNVHFETLEEYRDIETLNMYKERKEQGHSHESIMQSIYTKGRDNARTPYQWDNSENAGFTTGTPWLKVNPRYTEINNEEALKNPDSIFYYYQNLIKLRKTTEIITTGNYRLLLPKDEAIFAYERYTENEKLVVLCNFTEEEQVITDENILNDIKKGSVLANNVPDIIEGTLRPYEAKVYQIK, from the coding sequence ATGAAAGAAAAAGACTGGTGGAAAAAAAGCGTAGTTTACCAAATCTATCCAAAGAGTTTCAATGACTCAAATGGCGATGGAGTCGGTGATATTCAAGGGATTATTGAGAAATTAGATTATTTAAAAGAGCTTGGCGTAGACGTTATCTGGCTATCTCCGGTGTATGATTCGCCGCAAGATGACAATGGATACGATATTCGCGATTACCAAAAAATTTACGAAGAATATGGCGATATGGCAACGTTTGACAATCTGTTACAAGGTTTACATGATCGTGATATGAAACTCGTAATGGATTTAGTTGTTAACCACACTTCCGACGAACATAAATGGTTTGAAGAATCTCGGAAATCCAAAGACAACCCTTATCGTGATTACTATTTCTGGCGTGAAGAAAATGAAATCAACAACTGGGGCTCGATTTTCAGTGGTCCAGCATGGGAATTGGACGAGAAAACAGGCGAGTACTACTTACACCTTTTCTCTAAAAAACAACCAGATTTAAACTGGGAAAATCCTAAATTACGCCAAGATGTATATAATATGATGAAATTCTGGCTTGATAAAGGTATCGATGGGTTCCGCATGGACGTAATTAACTTCATTTCCAAAAACACAGCTTTCCCAGATGGACCAGTTGCAGAAGGTCAAATTTACGGAGATGCAGGTAACGATTTTTGCAATGGACCACGTATTCATGAGTTCTTGCAAGAGATGAACCAAGAAGTAACTTCCAAATATGATGTAATGACTGTTGGCGAAATGCCAGGTGCTAGCACAACTGACGCGCAAATTTATACAAATCCAGCAAATAATGAAGTGGATATGATTTTTACATTTGAGCATATGAACTTAGATTCCGACGGCGACAACAAATGGGATTTAAAACCAATCTATTTACCAGATTTAAAAGAAAACATGTCCGAGTGGCAAGTAGCGCTTCAAGAAAACGGCTGGAACAGTTTATATTGGAACAATCATGACCAACCACGTATTGTTTCTCGTTTTGGGAATGATAATCGTTTCCGCGTTCGTTCGGCGAAAATGCTTGCAACATGTCTGCACATGATGAAAGGAACACCGTACATTTATCAAGGTGAAGAAATCGGGATGACTAATGTTCATTTTGAAACGCTGGAAGAATATCGAGATATAGAAACATTAAACATGTATAAAGAACGTAAAGAGCAAGGACACAGCCACGAAAGCATTATGCAGTCTATTTACACTAAAGGACGCGACAACGCAAGAACACCATACCAGTGGGATAATAGCGAAAATGCTGGCTTCACAACCGGAACGCCGTGGCTTAAAGTTAACCCGCGTTATACAGAAATCAACAACGAAGAAGCGCTGAAAAATCCAGATTCGATTTTCTACTACTACCAAAACCTAATTAAGTTACGCAAAACAACAGAAATCATCACAACTGGTAATTATCGCCTGTTATTACCAAAAGATGAAGCGATTTTCGCATATGAACGTTATACAGAAAATGAAAAATTAGTCGTCTTATGTAATTTCACAGAAGAAGAGCAAGTTATTACAGATGAAAATATTTTAAACGACATCAAAAAAGGCTCCGTACTTGCAAATAATGTTCCTGATATTATAGAAGGAACTTTACGACCATACGAAGCGAAAGTTTATCAAATTAAATAA